A single genomic interval of Bacillus sp. es.036 harbors:
- a CDS encoding ABC transporter substrate-binding protein: MKSKILSGIIIVMILTMITSCSTVGIGGKPISVGGKNYTEQYLLSEMTAFLLEDAGYDVKQMNNLSSTVVRKALENEQVDLMWEYTGTALLTYMGQDTIADPEKAFQRVKEIDGKENDIHWMNMSNVNNTYALAMREEQAKELGIQSISDLAAYMNDHPGELSIASDAEFANRPDGIPGVEKTYGFKFDTNQINQMDIGLTQRALDNGDVDISVAFETDPTIVEYNLITLKDDKNFFPPYTAAVTINEDVYEKYPEVKEITKPLAEQLNSDIMRELNYKVDIEGNSVSVVAYDWLVENGLLEE, from the coding sequence GTGAAAAGTAAGATACTTAGTGGAATCATCATCGTTATGATCTTAACGATGATAACATCCTGCTCAACGGTTGGAATTGGCGGGAAGCCAATTTCTGTTGGTGGGAAGAACTATACCGAACAGTACTTGCTCTCAGAAATGACTGCTTTCCTTCTTGAGGATGCCGGTTATGATGTGAAGCAAATGAATAATTTGAGTAGTACCGTTGTGCGTAAAGCCCTAGAGAATGAGCAGGTCGACTTAATGTGGGAATACACGGGTACGGCGCTTCTTACCTACATGGGGCAGGATACCATCGCTGATCCTGAAAAAGCGTTTCAGCGGGTAAAAGAAATTGATGGGAAAGAAAATGATATCCATTGGATGAACATGTCTAACGTAAACAACACGTACGCGCTCGCCATGAGAGAAGAACAGGCGAAAGAGTTAGGGATTCAATCCATCAGTGATCTCGCAGCTTATATGAATGATCATCCTGGCGAGCTTTCCATTGCCTCTGACGCCGAGTTTGCGAACCGTCCCGATGGCATTCCTGGGGTAGAAAAAACGTACGGATTTAAGTTCGATACAAATCAAATCAATCAGATGGACATTGGATTAACACAACGAGCATTAGACAATGGCGATGTTGACATATCGGTCGCTTTTGAAACCGATCCCACCATTGTCGAATATAACTTAATTACGCTCAAGGATGACAAGAATTTCTTTCCTCCTTATACAGCAGCAGTGACAATTAATGAAGACGTCTATGAAAAATATCCAGAAGTAAAAGAAATCACAAAACCACTTGCTGAACAGCTAAACAGCGACATCATGCGAGAATTAAACTACAAGGTAGACATTGAAGGAAACAGTGTCTCTGTCGTTGCGTATGATTGGCTTGTGGAGAATGGGTTATTGGAAGAGTAA
- a CDS encoding SDR family oxidoreductase has protein sequence MSKTIFITGAGSGLARGASLGLAKKGHKIIATTELTSQKTDLLREAREQELDIEVFKLDITNERDREQIRKYDFDVFVANAAINEGGPLSEVPMDRFRALFEVNVFATLETAQIAAQEFVKKRSGKIVFMSSMAGISATPFVGPYTATKHALEGIAQTMQGELKEFGVQVATINPGAYDTGFNKRSAEEKWKWYDEEKNFTPKVEMEKQDAALNDLFDPKDMIDKMIEIIPADHHKFRTVHPKETEEQLKKTQQERWDMEI, from the coding sequence ATGAGCAAAACGATTTTTATCACAGGGGCCGGAAGTGGACTTGCGCGAGGAGCTTCTCTTGGTCTTGCCAAAAAAGGACATAAAATTATTGCAACAACTGAATTAACGTCACAAAAAACAGATTTGCTTCGCGAAGCTCGTGAGCAGGAGTTAGATATTGAGGTATTCAAACTCGATATCACGAACGAGCGGGATCGCGAACAGATTCGTAAGTATGATTTTGATGTGTTTGTAGCGAATGCTGCCATTAATGAAGGTGGACCTCTTAGTGAAGTGCCGATGGACCGTTTCCGCGCTTTATTTGAAGTGAATGTGTTTGCCACGCTTGAAACAGCGCAGATCGCAGCACAGGAATTTGTGAAAAAACGGAGTGGGAAAATTGTCTTCATGAGTTCAATGGCAGGTATTTCCGCGACGCCGTTCGTCGGGCCTTACACCGCGACAAAACATGCGCTTGAAGGCATTGCCCAAACAATGCAAGGCGAGCTAAAGGAATTTGGCGTACAAGTGGCGACCATCAACCCCGGCGCTTATGACACGGGCTTTAACAAACGAAGCGCAGAAGAAAAGTGGAAATGGTACGATGAAGAGAAGAACTTTACACCTAAAGTAGAAATGGAGAAGCAGGATGCTGCATTGAATGATTTGTTTGATCCGAAAGACATGATCGACAAAATGATTGAAATCATCCCGGCTGACCACCATAAATTCAGAACCGTTCATCCTAAGGAAACAGAAGAGCAGTTGAAGAAAACCCAACAAGAGCGTTGGGACATGGAAATTTAG
- the sigY gene encoding RNA polymerase sigma factor SigY → MEREEEIQLILQAQGGDDHAFTQLFQCYYAFLYKYLLKLTLNEETSVDLAQETMMKCYVKLSSYKGEGKFSTWMISIASRLYIDMLRKEKREKKWIDEEKRSLSRKLAWDSSTKGMNWSDLFTDFNTLDSTLRVPILLRHYYGYSYDEIGKMLGIRTGTVKSRVHTGLRKLRKELDTP, encoded by the coding sequence ATGGAACGCGAGGAGGAGATTCAATTAATTCTGCAGGCACAAGGCGGAGACGATCATGCGTTCACTCAGCTTTTTCAGTGCTATTATGCTTTCCTCTACAAATATCTTTTAAAGCTAACCTTAAATGAAGAGACTAGCGTCGATCTTGCTCAGGAAACCATGATGAAGTGTTATGTCAAACTTTCTTCTTATAAAGGAGAAGGGAAGTTCTCGACGTGGATGATTTCGATCGCTTCTAGGCTTTACATTGACATGCTTCGGAAAGAAAAACGAGAAAAGAAATGGATAGATGAAGAGAAACGTTCCCTGTCGCGAAAGCTAGCGTGGGACTCGAGTACAAAAGGAATGAATTGGAGCGATCTTTTCACAGATTTTAATACGTTAGACTCCACGCTCAGAGTTCCGATCTTGTTACGGCATTATTATGGCTACTCGTATGATGAAATTGGGAAAATGCTCGGGATACGTACAGGGACAGTGAAATCCAGGGTGCATACAGGTTTACGGAAGTTACGAAAGGAGTTGGATACGCCGTGA
- a CDS encoding YxlC family protein, whose translation MNDKEEEKIVQHLKQDWQHIDDLGKESLSQIDMEKQLVLFQQKKKKAFYRESALFLLTAVVILTVVMISLFEAPLFFLYFQIIASLIAPFAVYFTYKKVNKKGMFGHDKP comes from the coding sequence GTGAATGACAAGGAAGAAGAAAAAATTGTTCAACACCTTAAGCAGGATTGGCAGCATATCGATGATCTTGGAAAAGAATCACTTTCTCAGATTGATATGGAGAAGCAATTAGTCCTGTTTCAACAAAAAAAGAAAAAAGCGTTTTATCGCGAAAGTGCGCTCTTTTTGTTAACGGCGGTGGTGATTTTAACCGTAGTTATGATAAGTCTTTTCGAAGCTCCACTATTCTTTTTGTACTTCCAGATCATTGCAAGCCTGATTGCTCCTTTTGCTGTCTATTTCACCTATAAGAAAGTGAATAAGAAAGGAATGTTCGGTCATGACAAACCTTGA
- a CDS encoding transcriptional regulator yields the protein MTNLELYVLVPILILLLLTQSMLLFVDAKKKGSYPWLWGIWGLIQLPMPTLFYLLFVVWPYKRRLKKEKR from the coding sequence ATGACAAACCTTGAGCTCTACGTTTTAGTTCCCATTCTTATTCTCTTATTACTAACGCAAAGCATGCTTCTCTTTGTAGATGCAAAGAAAAAAGGGAGTTACCCATGGCTATGGGGGATCTGGGGATTAATTCAATTACCGATGCCAACGTTATTTTACTTGCTGTTCGTCGTTTGGCCATATAAACGAAGGTTAAAAAAGGAGAAGAGGTGA
- a CDS encoding PLD nuclease N-terminal domain-containing protein translates to MEILNDINWALVAPLLILQAILTISALVSCIKQKETNGPKWMWILLILFVNLFGAILYFVIGRKNS, encoded by the coding sequence ATGGAAATCTTGAACGACATAAACTGGGCGTTAGTTGCGCCGTTGCTGATCTTGCAGGCGATCTTAACCATTTCAGCACTTGTCAGCTGTATCAAACAAAAGGAAACAAACGGACCAAAATGGATGTGGATCCTTCTTATTCTCTTTGTGAATCTGTTTGGGGCAATTCTTTACTTTGTGATCGGACGTAAAAACAGTTAG
- a CDS encoding ABC transporter ATP-binding protein has translation MLVKIDNLSKQFKGKKAVSNLSFTIQEGSCMALLGPNGAGKTTTLQMLARMLTPDSGSIQFKGYPNKDYRPLIGFLPQHPSFFNWMTAKEFLSFAGKLSSIPKSELHGRVEEVLTFVSLEEAMTKKIGGFSGGMKQRLGLAQALLHKPKLLILDEPVSALDPKGRRDFLHLIEELKQDMTVLFSTHILHDAEQICDEVLILQDGCLKWKGALPSLRKEFDLLPIKVQTEEPMNGIIEQLEIIEAYEYIDLKTVKVRLPAHVHPNELLQELINRNRAVTHFEMMHDSLEDAYMKVVRQ, from the coding sequence ATGCTTGTTAAAATCGACAATCTATCGAAACAGTTTAAAGGTAAAAAAGCTGTTTCGAATCTCTCCTTCACCATTCAGGAGGGAAGCTGCATGGCCCTATTAGGTCCTAATGGAGCGGGTAAAACAACGACGCTGCAAATGTTAGCTCGAATGCTCACGCCTGACTCAGGATCCATCCAATTCAAGGGATATCCGAACAAAGACTATCGGCCATTGATTGGCTTCTTACCTCAGCACCCATCCTTTTTTAATTGGATGACTGCCAAAGAATTTCTTTCTTTCGCAGGTAAGCTATCATCGATACCAAAATCAGAGCTTCACGGTCGTGTAGAGGAGGTGCTAACGTTCGTCAGCTTAGAAGAAGCAATGACTAAAAAAATCGGTGGCTTTTCTGGGGGAATGAAACAACGCCTCGGCTTAGCGCAGGCTTTGCTTCACAAACCGAAGTTACTCATTCTAGACGAACCAGTCTCAGCGCTCGATCCAAAAGGAAGGCGAGATTTCCTCCACCTGATTGAAGAACTAAAACAAGACATGACAGTGCTATTTTCGACTCACATTTTACATGATGCCGAGCAAATTTGCGATGAAGTACTTATTCTGCAAGATGGCTGCTTAAAGTGGAAAGGGGCTTTACCTTCTTTACGTAAAGAATTTGATTTATTGCCAATTAAAGTCCAAACCGAAGAACCAATGAATGGAATCATCGAACAGCTTGAGATCATCGAAGCTTATGAATATATTGATCTTAAAACAGTGAAGGTGAGACTTCCTGCGCATGTTCATCCAAATGAGCTGTTACAGGAGCTCATTAACCGGAATAGAGCAGTGACTCATTTTGAAATGATGCATGATTCATTAGAAGATGCTTATATGAAGGTTGTGAGACAATGA
- a CDS encoding ABC transporter permease — protein sequence MNRFLTLLHKEIIELMRNGKWIWLPVVLMIIGISQPLTSYYMPQILDMAGNLPEGASITIPTPTGEEVLSGALSQYGTIGTLLFVLSTMNVIAQERQNGSITLVMVRPVNEWQYLGSKTVAQLALLLLSLLLSYCLTWYYTNLLFTSVDWKLMVSSLVIYCFWVLFVVSVTIFVGTIIQHNGGIAGVSILFLSLISLLTSLLPKFMDWSPGNIRGEATKLLVEQQWTESAWIVIGSTTILSLLLFITGVRVLKRYKHY from the coding sequence ATGAACCGGTTTCTAACGCTATTACACAAAGAAATCATCGAGCTAATGCGGAATGGCAAATGGATCTGGCTTCCGGTCGTACTGATGATCATCGGCATCTCGCAACCCCTAACAAGTTACTATATGCCACAAATTCTTGATATGGCCGGTAACCTACCAGAAGGAGCGAGTATCACGATCCCCACGCCTACGGGTGAAGAAGTATTGAGCGGTGCCCTGTCTCAATATGGCACGATCGGTACCCTTCTGTTCGTTCTCTCAACCATGAACGTGATTGCTCAAGAGCGGCAAAACGGTTCCATTACGCTTGTTATGGTGAGACCCGTTAACGAGTGGCAATACTTAGGTAGTAAGACTGTTGCCCAGCTTGCCCTCTTGCTCTTATCACTCCTATTAAGCTACTGCCTCACTTGGTATTATACAAATTTATTATTTACTTCAGTAGACTGGAAGCTCATGGTGAGTAGCCTCGTCATTTACTGCTTTTGGGTTCTCTTCGTCGTCTCCGTTACGATTTTTGTCGGAACAATCATCCAGCATAATGGAGGAATAGCCGGTGTCAGTATTCTCTTCCTTTCGCTGATCAGTCTGCTAACGTCACTCCTTCCGAAATTCATGGACTGGAGCCCAGGAAACATACGGGGAGAAGCGACGAAGCTTTTAGTCGAACAACAATGGACCGAGTCAGCTTGGATCGTCATCGGTAGCACGACGATCTTATCACTCTTATTGTTTATTACAGGGGTTAGGGTGCTGAAGAGGTATAAGCATTATTAA
- a CDS encoding CBO0543 family protein, whose translation MKRLNPIEVRPMYLLFVTVVWIFFAYKFIDWSQWRKQYPTILFFIVVNLTYNFLYFNHTLWAFRGVTAEWINHSIINMAFTFFICPVGLIIYLQRFPKKRVNQFIYIAIWAGFYTVLETIFAYKGLYFYDNGWNGWLNIPLNIILFVMIYLHYRSPVKALIISIPISILFYLFFPVPLDSLK comes from the coding sequence ATGAAAAGACTTAATCCGATTGAGGTGCGTCCTATGTATTTATTATTCGTGACGGTCGTTTGGATCTTTTTTGCTTATAAATTTATCGACTGGTCACAGTGGAGAAAGCAGTATCCTACGATTCTCTTTTTCATAGTGGTCAATCTTACATATAACTTCCTCTATTTCAATCACACACTGTGGGCGTTCAGAGGAGTTACGGCAGAATGGATCAATCATTCAATCATTAACATGGCCTTCACTTTCTTTATCTGTCCCGTCGGTCTCATCATCTACCTGCAGCGCTTTCCAAAGAAAAGGGTCAATCAATTCATTTACATCGCCATATGGGCAGGTTTCTACACAGTGCTTGAGACGATCTTCGCCTACAAAGGATTGTATTTCTATGACAACGGCTGGAACGGTTGGTTAAACATTCCCTTAAATATCATCTTGTTCGTGATGATCTATCTCCATTATCGAAGTCCGGTGAAAGCACTCATCATCTCCATTCCTATCTCCATCCTTTTCTATTTATTCTTCCCCGTCCCATTGGACAGTCTAAAATAA
- a CDS encoding recombinase family protein, translating to MLFGYARVSTKDQNLHMQFDALKKYGVEEKNIYSEKITGTKKDRPAFTEMLRYLREGDTVVVYKLDRIGRSTKHLVDLINEFQEKGINFVSINENIDTTTAMGKLVFTIFSGLAQFERDIISERTKSGLDAARARGRKGGRPKKDQSKLDMAFRMYDSKEYSIQEILDATNVSRATFYRYLKKG from the coding sequence ATGTTATTTGGATACGCTAGAGTCAGTACGAAGGACCAAAACTTACATATGCAATTTGATGCTTTAAAGAAATACGGGGTAGAAGAGAAGAACATCTACTCGGAGAAAATCACTGGAACGAAAAAGGACCGTCCTGCTTTTACGGAGATGCTGAGATATTTGAGAGAAGGGGACACGGTGGTCGTTTACAAGCTCGATCGAATCGGTCGGAGTACAAAACACCTGGTGGACCTGATTAACGAGTTCCAGGAGAAGGGTATCAACTTTGTTTCGATCAATGAAAACATCGATACTACGACGGCGATGGGGAAACTTGTGTTTACGATCTTCAGTGGTTTAGCTCAGTTTGAGCGAGATATTATCTCAGAAAGGACGAAGTCGGGGCTGGATGCAGCAAGAGCTAGAGGCCGAAAGGGAGGAAGACCAAAAAAAGACCAATCCAAGTTGGATATGGCCTTTCGCATGTATGATAGTAAGGAGTACAGTATCCAGGAGATACTGGATGCAACAAATGTTAGTCGGGCTACATTCTATAGATACTTAAAAAAAGGTTAA
- a CDS encoding DUF4062 domain-containing protein has translation MSYNARVFNVMIASPGDVAAERSIIRDVIYEWNAIHSIVRNIVLLPVGWESHSSPEMGAKPQEIINGQVLDKCDLLIGVFWTRIGTPTDKYASGTVEEIENHISVDKPAMLYFSSQPVVLETVDMEQIKQLKRFKESCQSRGLYEEYDSHSNFKEKFYQHLQLKLNSHPLFNDIDMNAYSEVMESKTKLPELSNEARILLKEASEDTQGNIFHLRYMEGTDIQVNGKNIITVQNRREIAKWESALEELINERLVVGRGHKGEVFEITNFGYQISEMIEL, from the coding sequence TTGAGTTATAATGCGAGAGTCTTTAATGTAATGATTGCTTCTCCAGGTGACGTAGCAGCAGAGCGTTCAATTATAAGAGATGTTATATATGAATGGAACGCTATACATTCGATAGTTAGAAATATTGTCTTACTTCCTGTGGGCTGGGAATCACATTCTTCTCCAGAGATGGGGGCTAAACCTCAAGAGATAATAAATGGTCAAGTCCTAGATAAATGTGACTTGTTAATTGGTGTTTTCTGGACCCGTATAGGGACGCCAACTGACAAATATGCCAGTGGTACTGTAGAAGAAATTGAAAACCATATAAGTGTAGACAAGCCGGCAATGTTGTATTTCTCAAGTCAACCAGTTGTTTTAGAAACAGTTGATATGGAACAAATTAAACAACTTAAGAGATTTAAAGAGTCCTGTCAAAGTAGAGGACTCTATGAAGAATATGATAGCCATTCTAATTTCAAAGAAAAATTTTATCAACACTTACAACTTAAACTTAACTCCCACCCATTGTTTAATGACATTGATATGAATGCATATAGTGAAGTGATGGAATCAAAAACTAAACTTCCAGAGTTATCTAACGAGGCGAGGATTTTACTCAAAGAAGCAAGTGAAGATACTCAAGGCAATATTTTTCATCTCAGATATATGGAAGGAACAGATATTCAAGTAAATGGTAAGAATATCATCACGGTACAAAATAGACGTGAGATAGCAAAATGGGAGTCTGCGCTCGAGGAATTAATTAATGAGAGGTTAGTTGTTGGGAGAGGTCACAAAGGCGAGGTTTTTGAAATTACTAACTTCGGATATCAAATATCAGAAATGATTGAATTATAG
- a CDS encoding excalibur calcium-binding domain-containing protein gives MMALFLLGFLALIVSIIYLVFHLISKVKNKERKLSKKMFYPLLIGGLVLMIVGIGFSDDTAAGQLQTEQDKNEELTKQIGLLKEENSKLNSKIEELTFNNKETKSQIEELNSKKKEIESELENNKQKLESKTNELNELENNDKKINKEKEELNKKIENLNTEINDQSDIINQLKEDKTSLQAKIEDLQNIEVASNSSSSSSRSESNTSSSSNNNAYYKNCTAARNAGAAPLYTGDPGYGSHLDRDGDGVACE, from the coding sequence ATGATGGCTTTGTTTCTTTTAGGTTTTTTAGCATTGATAGTTTCCATAATTTATCTTGTGTTCCATCTGATTAGTAAGGTGAAAAACAAAGAAAGAAAACTTTCAAAAAAAATGTTTTATCCATTATTAATTGGAGGACTTGTTTTAATGATAGTAGGCATAGGATTTTCAGATGATACAGCTGCAGGTCAACTTCAAACAGAACAAGATAAAAATGAAGAATTAACTAAACAGATCGGTTTATTAAAAGAAGAAAATAGTAAATTAAACAGTAAAATCGAAGAATTAACTTTTAACAATAAAGAAACCAAGAGCCAAATTGAAGAATTAAATAGCAAGAAAAAAGAAATAGAAAGTGAGTTAGAAAACAATAAACAAAAGTTAGAAAGTAAAACAAACGAATTGAATGAATTAGAGAATAATGACAAAAAAATTAATAAAGAAAAAGAAGAATTAAATAAGAAAATAGAAAACCTCAATACAGAAATCAATGATCAATCAGACATAATTAATCAACTCAAGGAAGATAAAACGTCTTTACAAGCAAAAATTGAAGACTTACAAAATATCGAAGTGGCTAGTAATTCAAGTTCAAGTTCATCAAGATCTGAATCTAACACCTCCTCTAGTAGCAACAATAATGCTTACTATAAAAACTGTACTGCTGCTAGAAATGCTGGTGCTGCGCCTCTATATACAGGCGATCCTGGTTATGGTTCTCATTTAGATAGAGATGGTGATGGAGTAGCGTGTGAATAA
- a CDS encoding DUF3427 domain-containing protein, with the protein MTINLGLFEEIKLAKKKYPINQKLSPLLPIEYTEALIHKSALAIGQKFEELIEEGNLEEAIAFTHKVLHLVGHESDDFILPLSNILYRYDNQEIPVLENQHLSSIELISNEKQKMKNLFKSLKFELLTADSVSFMVSFIRMSGLQLLIRPLTEMHQRGIKVRILTSLYMNVTEAKALRKLLEFSNVEVRIFDSGKESFHTKAYLFERVSGLHTGIIGSSNLSHAALINGHEWNVKVPDSSYLPIYKQAMEKFQKAWDDERSHILTEELLERYEQHLDKKETKPVIRPSFQISQVAESNVYYSPDPDIEPNEMQKKALQALKQTRENGNRKGVVIAATGTGKTYLSAFDVFELKPKRMLFLAHREELLDNAKETFEKVFNNNHLCGKLTGKEKDIHKPLLFSTVQSLHSEQALHQFHPNEFDYIIVDEFHHAEAPTYLKILHYFEPTFLLGLTATPERMDGRDVLALCDYNVVYEIRLRDALEAELLAPFHYFGLADDTVDYNEIGLRNGLLDERQLVKALKTNERVDYVHEMIKRYGFDGEQLIGLGFCATIEHAMFMSESFNRLGYVTTVLTGNDSPEYRSQVIQQLEDTEDRLQMIFSVNIFNEGIDIPRLNLILFLRPTESSTVFIQQLGRGLRKVEGKEFVTILDFIGNYQKSFIVPLALAGETNSRAFDKDSLRIAVQHEFADLPGASYVDLDQVSQKRILEKIDSIRMDLLTMLTSLYVQFKRELGRSPEVIDFLYSDSAPNLHFFVKRLGSWVKTKKKMKNLSNDDEVILENEQVNELFERMENMYPLKWPYELAILEAANEVPVVHQSDVFRIIQRRFGILPDEEKHSSLIHDAMLKLTQGYKKHKHVIGIIENEGFRIDKRLSEALSIDPVHEKFIERIEYGIVEFRRTFKPDRFLGEGERVIRYQNYSRNDLIFLFQAGVQEGTWREGVSRVGNHYLLFINLNKDEAVSDHLHYKDYFIDQRHFHWQSQNQTSHSSSVGQAYIHHKEKNIHIHLFVRKFNKMHGIALPFTYLGEIDYVSSHGDKPMSIKWRLHHPVPEDLFIDLIR; encoded by the coding sequence TTGACAATAAATTTAGGGTTATTTGAAGAAATCAAACTTGCCAAAAAGAAATATCCAATAAACCAAAAACTTTCCCCCTTACTACCAATCGAATACACAGAAGCCCTAATTCATAAAAGTGCACTCGCAATCGGACAAAAATTTGAGGAATTAATAGAAGAAGGCAACCTAGAAGAGGCAATTGCCTTTACTCACAAAGTGTTGCACCTTGTTGGACATGAAAGTGATGATTTTATCTTACCATTATCAAACATTCTCTATCGCTATGATAACCAAGAGATCCCTGTGCTAGAAAACCAACACTTATCTTCAATAGAACTAATTTCAAATGAAAAACAAAAAATGAAAAACCTCTTCAAATCATTAAAATTTGAGCTGCTAACAGCGGATTCGGTGTCTTTTATGGTGAGCTTCATTCGCATGTCTGGGTTGCAACTGCTAATTCGACCGTTAACGGAGATGCATCAACGTGGTATTAAGGTGAGAATTCTAACATCACTTTATATGAACGTTACAGAAGCAAAGGCACTACGTAAGCTGCTTGAGTTTTCGAATGTGGAAGTGCGCATCTTTGATTCGGGAAAAGAGTCATTTCATACTAAGGCCTACTTGTTTGAGCGTGTTTCAGGATTACATACGGGAATCATTGGTTCTTCCAATTTATCACATGCTGCCTTGATTAATGGGCATGAATGGAATGTGAAGGTTCCGGACTCTAGCTATTTACCAATCTATAAACAGGCAATGGAAAAGTTTCAGAAGGCATGGGATGATGAGAGATCACACATATTAACAGAAGAATTGCTTGAACGGTATGAGCAGCATTTAGATAAAAAGGAAACGAAGCCTGTCATTCGGCCCTCGTTCCAAATTTCACAAGTGGCAGAAAGTAACGTCTATTACTCACCCGACCCTGATATTGAACCAAATGAAATGCAGAAGAAAGCTTTACAAGCTCTAAAGCAAACGCGTGAAAACGGCAATCGAAAGGGAGTAGTGATTGCGGCAACTGGAACAGGGAAAACGTATCTATCTGCTTTTGATGTTTTTGAATTGAAACCTAAGCGCATGCTTTTTCTCGCGCATCGGGAAGAGTTACTCGACAATGCGAAGGAAACGTTTGAAAAGGTATTTAACAACAATCATTTATGTGGGAAGTTAACTGGAAAAGAAAAAGACATACATAAACCGTTGTTATTTAGTACGGTTCAGTCACTTCATTCTGAACAGGCGCTACATCAGTTTCATCCGAATGAATTTGATTACATTATTGTTGATGAATTTCATCATGCTGAGGCACCAACCTATTTGAAGATCCTTCACTATTTTGAACCAACCTTTTTGCTAGGGTTAACAGCAACACCTGAACGAATGGATGGTCGGGATGTGCTGGCACTTTGTGATTACAATGTAGTGTATGAAATACGATTACGCGATGCTCTTGAAGCGGAATTACTGGCACCTTTTCATTACTTTGGGTTAGCGGATGATACGGTGGATTACAATGAAATAGGATTGCGAAATGGGTTATTAGATGAACGCCAACTTGTAAAAGCGCTAAAGACAAATGAGCGTGTCGATTATGTCCATGAGATGATCAAGCGTTATGGGTTTGATGGGGAGCAGCTTATTGGATTAGGCTTCTGTGCAACGATTGAGCATGCGATGTTTATGAGCGAATCGTTTAACCGTTTAGGCTATGTGACTACGGTGCTCACAGGAAATGATTCTCCTGAGTATAGAAGTCAGGTCATTCAGCAGCTTGAAGATACCGAAGATCGGCTGCAAATGATTTTCTCAGTGAATATTTTTAACGAAGGAATAGATATTCCTCGACTCAACCTGATCTTATTTCTAAGACCAACTGAATCCTCAACGGTGTTTATTCAGCAGCTTGGAAGAGGTTTGCGAAAGGTCGAAGGGAAAGAGTTTGTCACTATACTCGACTTTATTGGAAACTATCAAAAGTCGTTTATCGTTCCTTTGGCGCTTGCTGGTGAGACCAATTCACGTGCGTTTGATAAGGATTCACTTCGTATTGCTGTTCAGCATGAGTTTGCTGATCTACCAGGCGCTTCTTATGTTGACCTTGATCAAGTTTCTCAAAAGCGTATTTTAGAAAAGATCGATAGTATTCGAATGGATTTGCTTACGATGCTAACAAGTCTCTATGTACAGTTTAAGCGAGAGCTTGGAAGATCCCCAGAGGTGATTGACTTTCTTTATTCTGATAGTGCCCCGAACCTGCATTTCTTTGTGAAGCGATTAGGGTCTTGGGTGAAAACCAAGAAAAAAATGAAGAATCTTTCTAATGATGATGAAGTTATTTTAGAGAATGAACAGGTAAATGAGCTGTTTGAGCGAATGGAGAATATGTATCCACTAAAGTGGCCGTATGAGTTAGCGATTTTAGAGGCAGCAAATGAGGTTCCTGTTGTTCATCAGTCAGACGTTTTTCGTATTATCCAGCGTCGTTTCGGTATTCTACCGGATGAAGAAAAACATAGTAGCTTAATTCATGATGCAATGCTGAAGTTAACTCAGGGATATAAAAAGCACAAGCATGTGATTGGCATTATTGAAAATGAAGGCTTTAGGATAGATAAACGCTTATCTGAAGCCTTATCGATTGATCCTGTTCATGAAAAATTCATAGAACGGATAGAATATGGAATTGTGGAGTTTCGTCGTACGTTTAAACCAGATCGTTTTCTGGGAGAAGGCGAGCGTGTCATTCGTTATCAAAACTATTCGCGAAATGATTTGATCTTTTTGTTTCAAGCAGGTGTGCAGGAAGGAACTTGGCGTGAGGGGGTAAGTCGAGTTGGGAACCACTATTTGCTTTTCATAAACTTAAACAAGGATGAAGCGGTATCGGATCACCTTCACTATAAGGATTATTTTATCGATCAGCGTCATTTTCATTGGCAAAGCCAGAATCAAACGTCTCACAGTTCATCCGTTGGACAAGCTTATATTCATCATAAGGAAAAAAACATTCACATCCACTTGTTTGTAAGAAAGTTTAATAAAATGCACGGGATAGCGTTGCCTTTTACCTACTTAGGTGAGATCGACTATGTTTCAAGTCATGGAGATAAGCCGATGAGCATTAAGTGGAGGCTTCATCACCCCGTGCCAGAAGATTTGTTTATTGATTTAATTCGATAA